The Solanum lycopersicum chromosome 6, SLM_r2.1 genome has a window encoding:
- the LOC101254603 gene encoding small ribosomal subunit protein eS8, whose protein sequence is MGISRDSMHKRRATGGKQKTWRKKRKYELGRQPANTKISSNKTVRRIRVRGGNVKWRALRLDTGNYSWGSEATTRKTRILDVVYNASNNELVRTQTLVKSAIVQVDAAPFKQWYLQHYGVDIGRKKKGAAAKKETAEEGDGAATEETKKSNHVLRKIEKRQAERKLDSHLEEQFSSGRLYACISSRPGQCGRADGYILEGKELEFYMKKLQKKKGKAAAA, encoded by the exons ATGG GTATCTCACGAGACTCTATGCACAAAAGGCGCGCCACCGGTGGCAAGCAGAAAACATGGAGGAAGAAGCGAAA GTACGAGCTTGGCCGTCAGCCTGCTAATACTAAGATCTCTAGTAACAAGACAGTCAGACGCATTCGTGTTCGTGGTGGCAATGTTAAATGGAGGGCACTAAGATTGGATACAGGAAATTATTCATGGGGTAGCGAAGCTACCACCCGTAAGACTCGTATCCTTGACGTGGTCTATAATGCCTCAAACAATGAACTTGTTCGCACACAGACTCTTGTCAAGAGTGCAATTGTGCAGGTGGATGCAGCACCCTTTAAACAGTGGTACCTCCAGCATTATGGTGTTGACATTGGTAGGAAGAAAAAGGGGGCTGCTGCAAAGAAGGAAACTGCTGAG GAGGGAGACGGTGCTGCCACTGAGGAAACTAAGAAGAGCAACCATGTACTCCGAAAAATTGAGAAGCGCCAGGCGGAGCGCAAACTTGATTCTCACCTTGAAGAGCAATTTAGTTCTGGTAGATTATATGCTTGCATCTCATCTCGCCCTGGTCAGTGTGGCAGAGCTGATGG GTATATCTTGGAGGGCAAAGAACTTGAGTTCTATATGAAGAAACTACAGAAGAAGAAGGGCAAGGCTGCAGCTGCTTAA
- the FKBP62a gene encoding peptidyl-prolyl cis-trans isomerase FKBP62a, whose protein sequence is MDDDFGIPPVEGMDEDMDLPEDSSTMKVGEEKEIGNQGLKKKLVKEGEGWETPEPGDEVEVHYTGTLLDGTKFDSSRDRGDPFKFTLGQGQVIKGWDQGIKTMKKGENAIFTIPPELAYGESGSPPTIPPNATLQFDVELLSWVSVKDICKDGGIFKKILTEGEKWENPKDLDEVLVKYEAQLENGTVVGKSDGVEFTVQDGHFCPALAKAVKTMKKGEKVQLTVKPQYGFGEKGKPASSDGGAVPPNATLQINLELVSWKTVSNVTDDKKVVKKILKEGEGYERPNEGAVVKLKLVGKLLDGTVFTKKGHDGESEDNLFEFKTDEEQVIDGLDRAVMTMKKGEAALLTIAPEYAFGSSESKQDSAVVPPNSTVHYEVELVSFLKDKESWDMSTPEKIEAAGKKKEEGNALFKAGKYARASKRYEKAAKFIEYDTNFSEEEKKQSKALKITCNLNNAACKLKLKDYKQAEKLCTKVLELDSANVKALYRRAQAYMNMADLDLAEFDIKKALEIDPDNRDVKLEYKALKEKVKEINKKDAKFYGNMFAKLNKQDSSNSANSAPKEPEPMSIDSKA, encoded by the exons ATGGACGATGATTTTGGTATTCCACCGGTCGAGGGAATGGACGAGGACATGGATCTGCCGGAGGACAGTTCGACCATGAAAGTAGGCGAGGAGAAGGAAATTGGAAATCAGGGATTGAAGAAGAAGCTTGTTAAGGAAGGTGAAGGTTGGGAAACTCCTGAGCCTGGTGATGAAGTCGAAG TTCATTATACTGGAACTCTGCTCGACGGAACCAAGTTTGATTCCAGCCGCGATAGAGGGGACCCCTTCAAGTTTACTCTCGGTCAAG GACAAGTAATTAAAGGATGGGATCAAGGTATAAAGACAATGAAGAAAGGTGAAAATGCTATTTTCACCATTCCTCCTGAGCTGGCTTACGGAGAGAGTGGTTCTCCTCCAACTATCCCTCCAAATGCCACTCTACAATTTGATGTGGAGTTGCTATCATGGGTGAGTGTAAAAGACATTTGCAAGGATGGTGGTATTTTCAAAAAGATCCTCACAGAGGGGGAAAAATGGGAAAATCCAAAAGATCTTGACGAAGTATTAG TCAAGTATGAAGCTCAGCTCGAAAATGGCACAGTGGTGGGAAAATCAGATGGAGTGGAGTTCACTGTTCAAGATG GTCATTTTTGTCCTGCTCTTGCTAAGGCTGTGAAAACTATGAAGAAAGGTGAAAAGGTCCAATTGACAGTGAAGCCACAAT ATGGCTTCGGAGAGAAAGGAAAACCAGCCTCGAGTGATGGAGGAGCAGTTCCTCCTAATGCCACATTACAGATCAACTTGGAGTTGGTCTCCTGGAAAACTGTTTCAAATGTTACTGATGACAAGAAAGTAGTAAAGAAGATCTTGAAAGAAGGGGAAGGATATGAGAGACCCAATGAAGGAGCTGTTGTTAAAT TAAAACTGGTTGGCAAGCTGCTAGATGGCACAGTCTTCACAAAGAAGGGCCATGATGGGGAAAGTGAAGATAATCTTTTTGAGTTTAAGACAGATGAGG AACAAGTAATTGATGGGCTGGACAGAGCTGTCATGACAATGAAGAAGGGTGAAGCGGCGCTGCTTACAATTGCACCTGAATATGCCTTTGGTTCATCTGAGTCGAAGCAAGATTCAGCTGTTGTTCCTCCTAATTCAACTGTGCATTATGAGGTTGAGCTTGTTTCTTTTCTCAAG GACAAGGAATCGTGGGATATGAGTACCCCGGAGAAAATTGAGGCTGCTggcaaaaagaaagaagaagggAATGCACTGTTCAAGGCTGGTAAATACGCAAGGGCATCTAAGAGATATGAGAAG GCTGCTAAATTCATTGAGTATGATACTAACTTCAGTGAGGAGGAAAAGAAACAGTCTAAAGCATTGAAGATCACCTGCAACTTAAATAATGCAGCTTGCAAGTTGAAATTGAAAGATTACAAGCAGGCTGAGAAACTGTGTACCAAG GTGTTGGAACTGGATAGTGCAAATGTCAAAGCTCTTTACCGCAGAGCTCAAGCATATATGAACATGGCTGATCTTGATCTGGCTGAATTTGACATTAAGAAAGCTCTTGAGATTGATCCTGACAACAG GGATGTGAAGCTTGAGTACAAAGCTCTAAAGGAGAAAGTCAAGGAAATTAACAAGAAGGACGCAAAGTTCTACGGGAACATGTTTGCAAAGTTGAATAAGCAGGATTCATCAAACTCAGCC AACTCTGCTCCCAAGGAACCAGAGCCGATGAGCATTGATAGCAAGGCATAA